A region from the Indicator indicator isolate 239-I01 chromosome 4, UM_Iind_1.1, whole genome shotgun sequence genome encodes:
- the ISCA2 gene encoding LOW QUALITY PROTEIN: iron-sulfur cluster assembly 2 homolog, mitochondrial (The sequence of the model RefSeq protein was modified relative to this genomic sequence to represent the inferred CDS: inserted 2 bases in 1 codon): protein MAALRGWWRLALGGQSSWCPAPLCRGRALPRPPPGLACGVGGPQRWTSSSQPGPTESDPGEGQVFLSESCVKRLLEITEGSEFLRLQVEGGGCSGFQYKFSLDTVINPDDRVFEQGGARVVVDVDSLAFVKGSMVDFSQELIRSSFQTMFPDSLQRXLLFLSPSAPCHHPYPVTQLLHDSSSVCACTEPISFRNMKQP, encoded by the exons ATGGCGGCGCTGAGGGGCTGGTGGAGGTTGGCGCTGGGCGGTCAGAGCAG TTGGTGTCCAGCTCCGCTGTGCCGAGGCCGAGCACTGCCGAGGCCTCCGCCGGGTCTTGCCTGCGGAGTTGGCGGACCGCAGAGGTGGACGTCGTCCTCCCAGCCGGGCCCGACGGAGAGCGACCCTGGTGAGGGACAGGTCTTCCTTAGCGAGAGCTGTGTGAAG AGGcttctggagatcacagaaggCTCAGAGTTTCTCAGGCTGCAGGTGGAAGGAGGTGGCTGCTCTGGATTCCAGTACAAGTTTTCCTTGGACACAGTTATCAATCCTGATGATAG ggtaTTTGAACAAGGTGGTGCCCGTGTGGTTGTGGATGTGGACAGCCTGGCCTTTGTGAAAGGTTCCATGGTGGACTTCAGCCAGGAGCTGATCCGCAGCTCCTTCCAG ACGATGTTTCCTGACAGTCTTCAGAg gcttttatttctttccccatCTGCTCCCTGTCATCACCCTTACCCTGTAACACAGCTGTTACATGactccagctctgtgtgtgcctgcaCTGAGCCTATCTCCTTCAGAAACATGAAGCAGCCTTGA
- the NPC2 gene encoding NPC intracellular cholesterol transporter 2 has protein sequence MVPSLLTLFLVLGAAATALAEPLRFVDCGSIDGSIQEVNVTPCPTQPCLLHKGTTYSINVTFASKIESQGSKAKVYGEMLHVDVPFPIPEPDGCKSGIQCPIQKGHSYSYLNKLPVKSEYPSIKLIVKWELVDDQDQMLFCWKIPVQITS, from the exons ATGGTGCCGTCTCTGCTCACCCTGTTCCTGGTGCTGGGCGCCGCCGCTACTGCCCTGGCCGAACCCCTCCGCTTCGTCGACTGCG GTTCCATAGACGGCAGCATTCAAGAGGTGAACGTGACCCCCTGCCCCACGCAGCCGTGTCTGCTTCACAAGGGGACCACCTACAGCATCAACGTCACCTTTGCCAGCA AGATCGAGAGCcagggaagcaaagcaaaggtgTATGGTGAGATGCTGCACGTGGATGTACCCTTTCCCATTCCTGAACCTGATGGATGCAAGTCCGGGATCCAGTGCCCCATTCAGAAGGGCCATTCCTACAGCTACCTGAATAAACTTCCTGTGAAGAGCGAGTATCCCAGT ATTAAACTGATTGTGAAGTGGGAGCTTGTGGATGACCAAGACCAGATGCTATTCTGCTGGAAAATACCAGTGCAGATCACCAGCTGA